The Ignicoccus hospitalis KIN4/I genome includes the window ACCTCTCCGTTCCGAGCGAGAGGACCGCCTCGGGAGTGACCCTCCCCAACGCCTCCTCTAGGTTCCTCCAAGCCGCGAAGGCGTTCTTCTCTGTGGTGTTCTGGGACAGTACGGTCGCCACGAGCACGGCGAAGGGGTCTTTGTACCTCTTGTACACGTAGTACGCGATGAACTCGTTCTCGTAGTCGTCCAAGTCGCCGAAGACTTCCCTCAGCCTCCTCAACGTCTCCTCAGCGAGCTCACGAACTTCTGTAGGATGCCCAGCAAGTTCTCTTCCCTCCTCATCTTCTCTAGGGCCGCGAACATGTCGGACAGGTGTTCGAACTGGGCCATCCAAGCCAGCACTCCGGCCATTAATACTATTATTAACGTTAGAGCCACTATCCCTACCGCCCTCATGGACATCCTCCAAACGTACCACCTCTTCTCTATAGGCAAGAGTTCCTTCCTCCTCAATATGTAGATGGTTAGGTCTCTGAGCTCTCTGAAGAGGAGCTTCCCGTCGTAGTACATAACCACGAGAAGGGGGACCGCGAGGACGCTCATGAACAAGTAGAGGTCGTTCTGGCGGACCCACGAGATCAGCTGGTCCCTCCATTCAATTATCAACTTGGGGAGGAGCCTTACCCTCGCGAGGAGGTCCTCCAAGGGCTGAGCGCCCTGCGCTCGCACGCTCGGGGAGAGCGCGACGACTAGCGCTCCCTCAACAACAAGTAAGCGGGTACGCTTCCCGGCGCGCAGCAGTAAGTTCTTAACCACAGCGGCCAACAGCGCCCCCTTCGGGCCCTCCACACGTTTACCAAGACTAAAAGCGCGAAGACGGGGTTGTGCAAAGCCAGCCAGAACGAGGCCAACGCGGAGAGGAAGGGGTGACCGAACAAGGCGTACGCCGCGCTGGAGGGGAGCCACTGGAGGGACCACAAGAACAGGAGCACCTCAACGACCAGACAGAGGGCTCCACTTGGACTAGGACCAATCATCCGTTCAGCACTCGGGTTCTTCTTCATCGCCCCTTCCGTACGGACCTAAGCCACCGGACGTACCACTCGGGGAGCCTCTCGTAACTCTCGGTCAGCGGGTCGGGCACGCCGGCCTCCATGAAGGCCCTCAACCTACTCACACAAGCCGGGCACGTGCCGCAAGGCCTATCCCCTCCCCTATAGCACGTCCAAGTGAGCTCCAACGGCACCCCCAGCTCTAACGCCCTCTTGACGACGTCCTTCTTCTTCAGCCGGACGAACGGGGCGTATATAGTTATCTTAGCCTCCCTGCCGGCCCTCTTGAAGTTGAATACTACAGAGGAGCCCTCGTTAAGGGCCCTCTCCATAGCCTCTACGAACTCCGGGCGGGTGTCCGGGTAGACCGGCTCCCCCGGGGCGTAGTCAGTTCCGTGGAAGCCTACTGAAATTACCCCAAGGCCGTCGTTCCTTTCTATCATCAACTTTTCCAGTATTGCTCCCGCCGAGGCCAGCAAGACGGCGTTCCTCTGGGGAACGTAGGTCGGGGGCACGAGGCCAGGGACGAGCTCTTCTGCCTCCGGGACCCCCCTCCCCCCGAGCAAGGCGCTCACTTCTTTTACCTTTTCGAACAAGTCGCTCAAGTCGACTACCAAGTGCTGGGCTCCGTAGAACTTGGCTACCTCCGCGGCCGCCTTAAGTTCCCTCGCGTGCCTCTGGCCGTAAACCACGGTGAGGGCAACCTTCACGTCCGGGTTGAACTTGTTTATTGCGTCAGCGAAGGCGGTGGCGGAGTCCATACCTCCCGAGACCAAGCCTACGAGTATCACTCTACCACCCGGTATAGGTTGTCCCTCTCCTTGGCTATACACCCGGCCCCCTCTATCCACCTCCTCACGTCGTCCTCGTCCGGGAACTTAACCTTGAGGCCCGTTGCGGGTATCACGCTCTCCTCGTACAAGGTCCCTCCCCAGTCGTCTGCCCCCCACTTAAGGGCTAACTGGGCCACGTCCTTGCCTACGGTCAGCCAGCCCGCTTGGACGTGAGGTATGAGGTCCCCGAAGGTCAAGCGCGCGACCGCTATTACCCTTAACAGCTCCGCTCCCCCGTAGGGGTACTTTATTTTACGTTCCCTCGCCAGCTCCGTGTTCCCGGGTTCGAAGTTCCAAGCTATGAAGGCCAAGCTCCCCGGGGCCCTCTCTTGGAGCTCCCTCAGCTTGATCAAGTGAAGCGCCCTCTCGCTCACCGTCTCTACGTGGCCAAACATCATGGTTACGGACGTGGGTATGCCCAGATTGTGGGCAGTTTCTACTATTTCCAGCCACCTTTCCACGGAAATCTTCTTAGGGCTGAGTATTTTCCTCACCCTCTCGACCAAAAGCTCAGCTCCCCCTCCGGGCATGCTTTCCATGCCCGCTTCCTTCAATCTGGAGAGGACTTCTTTCACACTGATCTTATGCTTCTTACTGAGGAAGTCCACCTCCACGGGGCTCAAGGCGTGTATGGCTACTTGAGGGGTGCGCTTGCGTATTTCCCTAAACATGGTCTCGAAATACTCTATATCTACCTTCGGGTTGACCCCGCCTTGGATTAGGACTTGCCTTATGCCCTTCTCCCTCGCCAGCCTCTCAACCGCGAAGGCGGCAGCTTCTGGGGAGAGCAAGTAGCCCTCTCCAACCCTCCTGTAGAACGCGCAGAACTTGCACTCAACCACGCACTCGTTGGTGTAGTTGAGTATCATGTTCTTTATGTACGTACACACGTTCCCGTACATCCGCTTCTTCAGCTCGTTCGCTGCCTCCCCTAAGGCCCACAAGTCCCAGCTGCTCAAGAGTTCTTCGACTTCCTTCACGCTGAGCTTTTCCCCCTCTAGGGCCTTCTCGATGATAGGTGCCAGGTCGCTCCTCTCCCACGTCCTCACTAAGTGTTTACCCTTAAGGCGCGCCCCGGGGGAGGTTAATCCTTTTCTTCAACTCCTCGCTCAGCCGTCCCACCAAGCCTTCCAGCCTCTTGGGCGCGGCCAAGTAGAACTTGACGTGTTCTACCTTACTCAAGTTCAACGCGACGGGAGAGTGGGTTGACAAGTCGACCAGCTTGCCCTCGGAACGCACGAAGACGTTTAGTCTCTTGGCCTTGAACGGCCTTATCGAAGCTCCGTACGCCAGCAGCTCCGGCTCCTCGCGGGCGAGGTCGGCCAGAGCGACGCCGTCCACCTCAGTCTTGTAGGCGGGGAACCTCAGTCCCTCAACGCTCCCATTGACCGTTACGTTTAAAACTTCTTTTCTGACCAAGATTTCGTGCTTCCTCTTTAGTACAACTTCCTTCAAGTTGGTGAGGTCTTCCTCATCGAAGAGCGCCCTGTAGAACGCGCAGTCGTCCACGCGCTCCAGCTCCTCTTCCTCCCATATCTTCGGGAACGCGCCCTCCTTGAGCCACCACGCCATGAGCCTCGACGCCACTGAGCTGTACAGAAGAGTGGTCTTGTGGTAGTAAACGTTCTCGTACATGTAGAACCTCGATATGAGCATGCTTTCTACCGAGGGCACCCCCTTATCCAAAACAGCCACCTCGAAGGGAGTCCCCCTGTCAGAAGGGACTATAGCTAACACGGAGTACAGCCTCTCGTAGTCGAACAAACCGATCCTAGTACCAGCCATTATAGCGTCCCTCATCAAGTAGTCTCCCCTGTCCACGTCTATCTCTCCGTTACTCAAGAAGGCGTAAATGGTCCTTATCCCTTGGAACAGTTCCTCGTCCCACAAGCCCGGAGAGGGCTCCAGCAGCGACTTGACCGCCTTTACTGGGTCCTCGCTACAAGGCCCGGGGTTCCCGGACTCCTCGCAGAGCCTCTCGGCTAGGGTGACACCTCCGCACTCCCCTTCCAACATCTTCAACGCTATCCTTTTCGACACGCTCTCGTGCAACTTCTTCTGTTGCGCCTCCGGCGCCTCTAATCCCCATATCAGCTTGGCCTCGAAGACCGCGTCCTCGTAGTTGTGGGACAGCGGCCCGTGGCCCACGTCGTGGAGCAGCATGAAGTACTGGAACCACGGCTTGAGCGAGTCCAGCAGCTCGAGGAGCTGCCTCGTCTCGGAGCGCTCTTGGGGACCAAGCTTAGGAATTACGTACCTCTCCGTGGACGCCCTCAAGCTGTCAAGCGCCCTGCCGACCAAGTAGGCTGCCCCCAAGCTGTGTTGGAACCTAGTCCCGTCGTGCGACGGGTATACCAAGTGGCCTAAGCCTATCTGTTTGATCCTCCTGAGCCTCTGGAAGACCGGGGTGTCCACTACGCGCCTAACTAAGAAGTCCGGTAGCTCGATCACTCCGTAAACGGCGTCGGAAAACAGCATCATCTCAACCACTTAATGTGTTCCATTACCTTATCCAAAGGCGCTCTGTAAATCCCTATTCCGTAGTCGGCGACGCCACCAATCCAGTATATATACTCTTTGTGTTTGACCAGGCCGCAGCCGTAGATTACCATCGGCCTGTCGCCGTAGAGTTCTTCTATGTACTTGGGGTACAGTAAGTACTCCGAGATGCCCAACAGCTCGCCGTCGCCGTTCACCACGGCCAGTCCGTTCCGGTAGGACAAGTCGTCCTTCATTATAGCGTGCCACCCTATCAAGTACTCGTCGGACCCTATCTTTACGGGCGTAGTGGACACGCCGACCTTCAGCTCGAAGCGTTCCGGGACCAAAGTAACCCTCATCGTAGAGGGGTCTACCACCCATTCTTCCGCGTCCACCGTAGCCCTCCATATCACTTCGTGCCCTTCGATCCACGGGCGCGTCAGGATGACCAGCCCTCTGCCCTCCGGCCTTATCATGGTGGTGTTCTTCCACGAGGGCGGGAAGACGTCGCCCAACCTTAAAACGGACTTTTCGACGACTTCTCCGTTCTCGTCCAACACGGCCACGCCTTGTTTGGGCCACAAGTCACCGTCCTTCAAGCCAACGGCAGTATAAAAAACCAAGAACCCGTCGCCGTAAAGGTGGGCCCGGGGGTCTTCGGCCCCCCTCTTGACCTCGTGGACGGTCGTGGGGTAGATCACCAGCCTCGCGCTTAAGTTTAAGCAACACGCGTTCTCCAACTTTTCCAACTCGAAGGTACTCAAGCCTATAGAAGAGACGTAGCCGTAGTAATCAAATATAAAGCGGGTGAACATGAAGACGCGCCCGTCCTTCACGACCGCAGAGGGGTTGAATGCGACCAACGGGTCGCGCGGGTAGTTCAACACTTTGAAGTTCTTGGCTGTTAGGTACCCCACGCGCTCGAACGCGTCGTCTACAAGCGTTCCCTTCCTCAAGCCCACGAGTTTCTCTTTGGCCTCGAGGACTTCTTGCGTTAGGCGCTCGAGATCTTTCCTCAAGGGGGAGCGCCAGTTTGGGAGTGGGTACAAAACTTATAATCACTCGACTATTACCCCGAGCTCCCTCAGGGCCGAGATCATGTCATAGTACGCCTTTATTCTAGCTTTGTTCCTAGCCTCCTTCGGACCAGGGTTCTTCATGAAGAAGGCGTTGACGTCGTAGAATGTGCCCTTAACGCCCTTTTCTAGCAGAGCCGCAGCAAGCCTGACCAAGTCCACGGCGAGGCCCGCCAACGCGGGCGAGTCATTAATCCTCATGTTAACTATAAGTTCGTCCACCAAGCCGTTGAAGGTTATCCACTCTATGTCCATAGCTACGAACTTCCTGTCCCCTATAGCCTCCACGTAGCCCGTCGGCTTTATGTAGTGGGGGGCGTCGTAGCCTAGGATATCTTCCACCACGCTGGACTTCGTCTTCTCCTTCATCAAGTTCCTCTCAGGTATAGTCAACGCTAAGAAGTCGGTGTTGCCACCTATGTTGAACTGGACGATGTACCGGACCTTTCTGTTCCTCTCCGCTAGGTGCTCCAACAAGTCTGCGGTCAGCGGCGTAGCCCCGGTGGCCCCGTCGTCCCCCAGTACGAGGGAGTTAGCGTCTTCGTAAAGTTTGACGAAGGCCGGGTCATTGGCCAAGGGCGTGGGTATTAAGTTTATGAACGCCACTGGCTTGCCGGAGTCTTTGGCGGCCAAGTAAGCTGCAAACGCGTAGGCTTGGCCGGCGCTCACCTCGCCCCTCTCCAAGGCCTTTGCGAGCTTCCCCTCGTCCCCGAAGGGCTCCGCGGGCTCGGTGGAGATCAAGTTCAAAACCACGTTGACGTTGTCACTCTTAAACTCCTTCGCTATCTCTTCTACGGCTTCCTTTAAGGGGAGCTTCTGATCCCTCCCCCTTACGGGGAACATCTTGTCCAGTCCGGCCCCGGAGGAGGCGAGGACCCCTTCCCTGACCTCGAAGTCGGGGACGTCCGGGGGCACCGGGACAACTCCTTCCAGCTGCCTCTTCACTACCTCAGAGAGGGGCTTTCCCACCTTGTTGGCGTCTACGTCGTACGCGGAGACCACCTCCTCCTCTACGTAGTCTTTTATTACCTTGAACTTGGCCAGGGGGACCCCGTAGGGCTCGATTTCGGCCCTTTTTAACCTCTGGAGGCCTGCCGCGTAGTGGCTCGCTACGAGTCCGGCACCCACCACAGCGACCCTTATCAAAATCTCTTCCCGAGAGGGCGAGGACATCAGCAGAATAAGGGTTGCGGAACTACTCTAAAGCCCTCTCCGGAGGCCCCTAGGGACGCGAGATGAAGAAGCTGCTCGGAATGATAGAGCCGAAGACTAAGGCGCAAGAGGCGCTGGTGGAGGCCCTAATGGACGACAAAATCGACGTGGTAGGCGCCTTCGGCCCCTCCGGGACAGGGAAGAGCTTGATAACTATAGCATATGCAATAGATTCGTTGCTCAACGGGAAGTACAAGAAATTCATAATAGCTAGGCCCGTGATAGACGTGGTCACCGGGAAGGAGATAACGGCGGCGGACATAGGTGTGGAGGACTACTACAGGATAGCTTCGGCCTACTTAATAGACATACTGAGCGAGTACGTGAGCAAGGAAGAGGTCAGGAGGCTTTACGAGGAGGACAGGCTGATGTTGGTGGACACCCACTACTTGAGGGGCAGAACCTTCGACGACGCCGTCATCCTGCTAGACGACGCGCAGAACGCCGAGCCGGAGGCGGCAGTCGAGGCCTTGATGAGAATAGGAAAGAACAGCAAGTTCATAGTCGTGGGCGACCCCGTATTCCAGACTCACGCGGAAATAGGCAAGGACGGCGCGAGCTTGCTCAGAGAGATACTGTTGAACGAGGACACGGCCAGGGTGATAGACCTAGGGATAAAGGACATCGTGCGCCCCGGCGCGCGCAGGGGCATAAAGTTCATGATGGAGCTTAGGATGAGGAAGAGGAAACTGAACGAACTCGAGCAAAAGGTCGTCGAGGCCGCCAGGATCTACGCCCCCGACGCGGACGTGATCACCGTGGTCGAGTTCACTGAGGAAAAGAGGAAGTTCGGCTTGGAGGAGAACCAACACGTCCCAGACGCCTTGGTCGTGCTAAAGGAAGGCCACGCGCCCAGGTTCATCGGTAGAGGGGGCGAGAGGATCGCGCGGATAGAGGAGGACAGCGGGCTCCGGCTGAGGACCGTCGAGCTCACCTTGAACCTAAAGGACATTATAGCGGCCATACACCCCGTGCCTTGGATACACAAACATATAGTTGACGTGGACTTCGCGGGTCCGTCCCTCTTGGTCAAGGTCAACGAGGAGGAGTTCGGCGCGTTCGTCGGTCAGAGGGGCTCCTACGTTAGGTTCTTGAGTGAAGTCATGAAGAAGCTATTAAGGGTGGAGGTGTGGGCTAGGGAGGTAGAGAGCAAGAAGAGGAGGCGCAGATGAGGAGACCGCCAGTGTGTGACCCCGGATGAACGGAGCCGAGTTGGCCGAGAGCCGTTTTCTGCCCTCCCCTCCTCAGACCCGCGGAGCCCCGCCTTGAGGACTGCCGCAGTTCTCCTCGCCGCTGGGAAGGGCGAACGCATGTGGCCCCTCACGTCCACGCGCCCCAAGCCCTTGCTGCCCGTAGCCTTGGGCGAGAGCTTGTTGGAGCGATGGATTAAGGCGCTGAAGGAAATAACGGAAGACATCATCGTAGTCGTCAATAAAGAACACGTCAAATACTTTGAAAACTTAAGGTCCGAGTACGGAGTCGAGCTGGCAGTACAGATCGCCGCCCCTGGGACGGGGGCGGCGTTGGCCTCTGTGAAGCCCCCGGAGGCAGACTACGTGGTAGTGGCTTACGCCGACGTGTACTTGCAGAGGCCGCTCTTAGAGCTGAAGAGGCTCTTGGCCGAGGCCCCCTCGGTACTGGCCGTCCGAGTGGACGACGTGAGCCAGTACGGCGCGTTGGTCGTCGAGAACGGCGAGGTAAGGGAAGTGATTGAGAAGGAGATGAGCGGCCCCGGTCTCATAAATGGAGGCGTATACGTCTTCAGTAAGGAAATATTTGAGTTATTGAAGGAGTTAAAGCCTTCCAAGAGGGGCGAATACGAACTGACGGACTTGGTCAAAGGGCTTAGGGCGGTGGAGGTCGCGAGCGGATGGAAGGACGTCGGCAGGCCTTGGGACATCTTCGACGTGATGAAAATGGAATTCGAGGTGAGGGAGGGCCTCGAGAACCCTTGGGGGCCCGGGAAAGTCTACGGCGAGCTGCCCGAAGTCAAGGGCGAGGTTTACGTGGAGGGGCCGGTCTACTTCGGCGAGGGCGTCGTTTTGGGCCCCTTCGCCCACGTGAGGCCCTACGTCGCCTTGCTAGACGGCGTGAAGGTGGGCCCGTTCGTACAAGTTAAGGAGTCTATGATAATGGAGGGTTCGAGGTTGCCCCACTTGAACTACGTGGGGGACAGCGTGGTGGCCGAGGACGTCAACTTCGGCGCGGGCAGCGTCACGGCCAACTTGAGGTTCGACGAGAGGGAGGTAGAGGTAACCCTCAAGGGCCAGAGGGTCAGCACGGGGAGGAGGAAACTGGGCGCGATAGTGGGCGGGGGCGCCAGGATAGGGGTCAACGTGAGCTTGATGCCGGGGACTAGGGTGGGCGCCCGCTCTTGGATTTACCCCGGCTGCGTAGTGAGGGGCGACGTCCCGGACGGGGCTAGGTACAAGTGCTGAGGCGGTGTTTAGGAAATGAAGAGGGTACTCGTAGTAACGAGTAAGAGGTTGGAGAGCGCCGTCAAGGCCATGCTCAAGCCCCCTGAGGGCTACTCCGTGGAGGTCTGGGGGCTTCCGGTGGACGTGGTGGCCCTCCTTAGGCCGAGGAGCTTGAAGGAGTTGTTGAGGTTAGAGGAGAGGAAGAGGGGTACCCCCCTTAGCTCCTTCGACTACGTCTTGGTCTCCGGAGCCATTCCCGGCGACTTGAGCGAGGTCGGCGAGGGGCTGGGCGCGAAGATCTATAAAGGGACCAAGACCTTGAGTGACTTCGAAGTTATGATTAAGAACTTAAACGCGGTGGAGAAGTACTTGTCCCCCTCGGAGCCCCTCGACGAGGTGTTGAGCGAGCTGAAGTTGAAGGAGCTGAGGGAGTTCATAGAGACCTACGTCCCGGAGGAGTACGTCGTCGTGGGGGGCTTGAAGGTCCCGTTGAGGCCCCCGCCCGCCTTGTTGGCGGCGGAGGTGTTGGACAACGAAGACGTGGAGTCCCAGCTCCTAAAGGCCTCCGAAGTGGCCGACATGGTGATAGTCGGCTCCACCTCCACCTCTCCGGACCCCGAGAAGGCCCGGAGGCTGGTCGAGCTCGCCAGGAGGTACTTCCACACGGTAGGCTTCGACAGCATGTTTGTAAAGGAGATGAAAGCTGTGGACGCGGACCTCATACTGTCTTTGGAGAGGTCGAAGCTCGAGGAGCTCGAGCCCTCAGACGACAAGGCCTTCGTCGTAATCCCGGGGGACGTGAAGAGGAACTACTGGCCAAATAACGCCGAGGAGAAGGTAGAGTCACTCTTGTCTAACCTGAAGGTCGCCCAAGAGCGCGGCTTCGAGAAGGTTATAGTGGACCCCGTGCTCTCTCCCTTCCCGCATACTTTGGAAAGCTTCGTGGCCTTGAGAGAAATCTCAAAGAAAGTTAAGGCTCCCATAATGTTAGGCTTGAGCAACTTCGTGGAGCTGGTGGACGCGGACAGCCCCGGACAGCTGGCCGCTCTGACCTCCTTGGCCCTAGAGGGAGGGGCCTCGTTGCTCATGGTAACTGAACACAGCGACAAGTGTAAGGGCGCGTGGTCGGAAGCGAAGGCGGCCGCTATAATGACCTCATACGCCTTGTACAAGTCAACCCTGCCCAAAGACTTAGGCTTGGATTTGTTAATACTTAAGGAAAAAAGGATAAGGAGAGAGAAAGTAAGCGTGGAGAACAAGAGAGAGATAGAGGTGAGGGACGTAAAGTTCAAGTTGGAGAATACTGTAGTTAGGATTTGGGTAGAGGGCGACGAGGTGAGGGCCTCCGTGGAGCCCCACGGCGTGTGGCTCAGGGGCGACGCCTACTTGATAGGAAAAACCATAATAGCAGAGGGGCTGGTGAAGGAACCGTCACACGCCCTCTACTTAGGGTGGGAGCTCCAGAAGGCCCACTTGGCGGCCAAGCTCAACAAGAGCTACGTACAAGACGAGGAGCTGCGCTTCGAACCTCCAAGGGAGAAACTTAGGGGGCTCCGAGAAGGAGAGGGGGACGCGAGTTGAAGGTAAGGGTGGGCCACAGCCCAGACCCGGACGACGCCTTCATGTTCTACCCAATAAAGTTCAAGAAGATAGACTTGAGAGGCTATGAAGTGGAAGAGGTTGTGGAAG containing:
- a CDS encoding 7-cyano-7-deazaguanine synthase, yielding MILVGLVSGGMDSATAFADAINKFNPDVKVALTVVYGQRHARELKAAAEVAKFYGAQHLVVDLSDLFEKVKEVSALLGGRGVPEAEELVPGLVPPTYVPQRNAVLLASAGAILEKLMIERNDGLGVISVGFHGTDYAPGEPVYPDTRPEFVEAMERALNEGSSVVFNFKRAGREAKITIYAPFVRLKKKDVVKRALELGVPLELTWTCYRGGDRPCGTCPACVSRLRAFMEAGVPDPLTESYERLPEWYVRWLRSVRKGR
- the mqnC gene encoding cyclic dehypoxanthinyl futalosine synthase produces the protein MRTWERSDLAPIIEKALEGEKLSVKEVEELLSSWDLWALGEAANELKKRMYGNVCTYIKNMILNYTNECVVECKFCAFYRRVGEGYLLSPEAAAFAVERLAREKGIRQVLIQGGVNPKVDIEYFETMFREIRKRTPQVAIHALSPVEVDFLSKKHKISVKEVLSRLKEAGMESMPGGGAELLVERVRKILSPKKISVERWLEIVETAHNLGIPTSVTMMFGHVETVSERALHLIKLRELQERAPGSLAFIAWNFEPGNTELARERKIKYPYGGAELLRVIAVARLTFGDLIPHVQAGWLTVGKDVAQLALKWGADDWGGTLYEESVIPATGLKVKFPDEDDVRRWIEGAGCIAKERDNLYRVVE
- a CDS encoding HD domain-containing protein yields the protein MMLFSDAVYGVIELPDFLVRRVVDTPVFQRLRRIKQIGLGHLVYPSHDGTRFQHSLGAAYLVGRALDSLRASTERYVIPKLGPQERSETRQLLELLDSLKPWFQYFMLLHDVGHGPLSHNYEDAVFEAKLIWGLEAPEAQQKKLHESVSKRIALKMLEGECGGVTLAERLCEESGNPGPCSEDPVKAVKSLLEPSPGLWDEELFQGIRTIYAFLSNGEIDVDRGDYLMRDAIMAGTRIGLFDYERLYSVLAIVPSDRGTPFEVAVLDKGVPSVESMLISRFYMYENVYYHKTTLLYSSVASRLMAWWLKEGAFPKIWEEEELERVDDCAFYRALFDEEDLTNLKEVVLKRKHEILVRKEVLNVTVNGSVEGLRFPAYKTEVDGVALADLAREEPELLAYGASIRPFKAKRLNVFVRSEGKLVDLSTHSPVALNLSKVEHVKFYLAAPKRLEGLVGRLSEELKKRINLPRGAP
- a CDS encoding inositol-3-phosphate synthase, translated to MIRVAVVGAGLVASHYAAGLQRLKRAEIEPYGVPLAKFKVIKDYVEEEVVSAYDVDANKVGKPLSEVVKRQLEGVVPVPPDVPDFEVREGVLASSGAGLDKMFPVRGRDQKLPLKEAVEEIAKEFKSDNVNVVLNLISTEPAEPFGDEGKLAKALERGEVSAGQAYAFAAYLAAKDSGKPVAFINLIPTPLANDPAFVKLYEDANSLVLGDDGATGATPLTADLLEHLAERNRKVRYIVQFNIGGNTDFLALTIPERNLMKEKTKSSVVEDILGYDAPHYIKPTGYVEAIGDRKFVAMDIEWITFNGLVDELIVNMRINDSPALAGLAVDLVRLAAALLEKGVKGTFYDVNAFFMKNPGPKEARNKARIKAYYDMISALRELGVIVE
- a CDS encoding PhoH family protein, with protein sequence MKKLLGMIEPKTKAQEALVEALMDDKIDVVGAFGPSGTGKSLITIAYAIDSLLNGKYKKFIIARPVIDVVTGKEITAADIGVEDYYRIASAYLIDILSEYVSKEEVRRLYEEDRLMLVDTHYLRGRTFDDAVILLDDAQNAEPEAAVEALMRIGKNSKFIVVGDPVFQTHAEIGKDGASLLREILLNEDTARVIDLGIKDIVRPGARRGIKFMMELRMRKRKLNELEQKVVEAARIYAPDADVITVVEFTEEKRKFGLEENQHVPDALVVLKEGHAPRFIGRGGERIARIEEDSGLRLRTVELTLNLKDIIAAIHPVPWIHKHIVDVDFAGPSLLVKVNEEEFGAFVGQRGSYVRFLSEVMKKLLRVEVWAREVESKKRRRR
- the glmU gene encoding bifunctional sugar-1-phosphate nucleotidylyltransferase/acetyltransferase; its protein translation is MRTAAVLLAAGKGERMWPLTSTRPKPLLPVALGESLLERWIKALKEITEDIIVVVNKEHVKYFENLRSEYGVELAVQIAAPGTGAALASVKPPEADYVVVAYADVYLQRPLLELKRLLAEAPSVLAVRVDDVSQYGALVVENGEVREVIEKEMSGPGLINGGVYVFSKEIFELLKELKPSKRGEYELTDLVKGLRAVEVASGWKDVGRPWDIFDVMKMEFEVREGLENPWGPGKVYGELPEVKGEVYVEGPVYFGEGVVLGPFAHVRPYVALLDGVKVGPFVQVKESMIMEGSRLPHLNYVGDSVVAEDVNFGAGSVTANLRFDEREVEVTLKGQRVSTGRRKLGAIVGGGARIGVNVSLMPGTRVGARSWIYPGCVVRGDVPDGARYKC
- a CDS encoding dihydropteroate synthase-like protein, with protein sequence MKRVLVVTSKRLESAVKAMLKPPEGYSVEVWGLPVDVVALLRPRSLKELLRLEERKRGTPLSSFDYVLVSGAIPGDLSEVGEGLGAKIYKGTKTLSDFEVMIKNLNAVEKYLSPSEPLDEVLSELKLKELREFIETYVPEEYVVVGGLKVPLRPPPALLAAEVLDNEDVESQLLKASEVADMVIVGSTSTSPDPEKARRLVELARRYFHTVGFDSMFVKEMKAVDADLILSLERSKLEELEPSDDKAFVVIPGDVKRNYWPNNAEEKVESLLSNLKVAQERGFEKVIVDPVLSPFPHTLESFVALREISKKVKAPIMLGLSNFVELVDADSPGQLAALTSLALEGGASLLMVTEHSDKCKGAWSEAKAAAIMTSYALYKSTLPKDLGLDLLILKEKRIRREKVSVENKREIEVRDVKFKLENTVVRIWVEGDEVRASVEPHGVWLRGDAYLIGKTIIAEGLVKEPSHALYLGWELQKAHLAAKLNKSYVQDEELRFEPPREKLRGLREGEGDAS